Within Nocardioides rotundus, the genomic segment GTCGAGGTCGTCGACGGTGATGCCGGCGCGGTCGAGTGCCTCGATGGCCACCTTGGCCATGGTGAAGCTGGCCCATCGGAACACCGGGTTGCCCTGCATCACCAGGTGCGGCATGACACCGGAGCCGGGCTTCTCGGGGCTGCCGACGACGTCGCGCCAGTCCTCCCGCTGCCGGATCAGGTCGAACTGCTCGCCGTCGGAGCCCCACACCACCGGGCCGATGCCGGGGACGTCGGAGGGACCCACCACCGCGGCGCCGGCGCCGTCGGCGAAGATGAACGCGCTGCCGCGGTCGCGCATGTCGGTGATGTCGGAGAGCCGCTCGACGCCGATCACCAGCACGTGACGCGAGCTGCCGCCGCGCACCAGGTCCGCGGCCATCGCGATGCCGTGGGAGAAGCCCGCGCAGGCCGCGGAGATGTCGAAGGCAGCGGCTCGGTCGGTGCCGAGCTCGTAGGCCACCGCGGTCGCCGCGGCGGGCGTCTGCAGCAGGTGGCTGACCGTGGCGACGATGACGCAGTCGATGTCCTTGGCGGTGAGCCCGGCGGCGTCGAGCGCCTCGCGGGAGGCCTCCACGCTCATCATCGTGATGGTCTCGTGCGGCTCGGCGAAGCGGCGCTCCTTGATGCCGGAGCGCTGCTGGATCCACTCGTCGCTGGAGTCGATCGCCTCGACGATGTCGGCGTTGGGTACGACGCGGGAGGCGCGGTAGGCGCCGACGCCGAGGATGGCGGCGTGCTCGGCGCCGCGCTGCTGAGTCAGTCCGCTCACTCGGTCGCCTCCTGGGTCGCGTGCTCCGCGCAGAAGGCGCGAGCGTCGTCGAGCTGGTCCGGGGTCTTGAGGGCGAAGGTGTCCACGCCCTTGAGCGCGCGCTTGGCGATCCCGGTGAGGGTGCCGGCCGGAGGGAGCTCGAGGATCCCGGTGACGCCGAGGTCGGCGAAGGTCTGCAGGCTCAGGTCCCAGCGCACCGGGGAGGCGATCTGCCCCACGAGCCGGTCGAGGAGGTCGCGACCGCCGTCGACGACCTGTCCGTCCTTGTTCGACAGCACCCGGGTCGCGGGGTCGCCGGGCTCGACGTCGGCCGCGAGGTCGGCGAGCCGGCCGACCGCGGGGGCCATGTGCTCGGTGTGGAAGGCGCCGGCGACGCTCAGCGGCATCACCCGGGCCTTGGCGGGCGGGTCGGCGGCGAAGGCGTCCAGCTGCTCCGTCGTACCGGCGGCGACCACCTGGCCCGGACCGTTGTCGTTGGCCGCGGTGAGG encodes:
- a CDS encoding beta-ketoacyl-ACP synthase III — protein: MSGLTQQRGAEHAAILGVGAYRASRVVPNADIVEAIDSSDEWIQQRSGIKERRFAEPHETITMMSVEASREALDAAGLTAKDIDCVIVATVSHLLQTPAAATAVAYELGTDRAAAFDISAACAGFSHGIAMAADLVRGGSSRHVLVIGVERLSDITDMRDRGSAFIFADGAGAAVVGPSDVPGIGPVVWGSDGEQFDLIRQREDWRDVVGSPEKPGSGVMPHLVMQGNPVFRWASFTMAKVAIEALDRAGITVDDLDVFVPHQANMRIIDAMARSMKLPPDVVIARDIAEQGNSSAASIPLALHRLIDEGQAKSGDTALLIAFGAGLAYAAQVVTVP
- a CDS encoding ACP S-malonyltransferase is translated as MLVIVAPGQGAQSPGFLAPWLEDSDFRSRLESLSAAADLDLVWAGTEADADQIRATETAQPLLVATGIAAAAQLFPGVEPSLARADAVAGHSVGELTALAGAGVLTPDQAMVLVRERGRAMAEAAAVTPTGMTAVLGGDREEVLATIERHGLTAANDNGPGQVVAAGTTEQLDAFAADPPAKARVMPLSVAGAFHTEHMAPAVGRLADLAADVEPGDPATRVLSNKDGQVVDGGRDLLDRLVGQIASPVRWDLSLQTFADLGVTGILELPPAGTLTGIAKRALKGVDTFALKTPDQLDDARAFCAEHATQEATE